The genomic stretch CAATTACTTGACTTTGTAGTCAAGTaactcatctggtggtaaggtATGATGaagcctaagatggtaacgggctaacctgttaggcgtaAAGAAGTTATAATAAGCGCATACCTCTAATCCGTTTCTACGAGGAAcaataccggaacgctaaatcgcacgtctttgtcggtagaatggtaactagccacggccgaagcctctcaacTGCAAACACATAAAACTAAGTATATCATACTTACCAAgggaaatattaaaaacttttgtcattagcattgtattataaatattatgaataaccgaaaattattattaactagctttcccggcgaacttcgtaccgcagatcattttttttgatgaattttatgtgtattaatgtGGCcccggattggtgaactccacacacctttgagaacattatgtataactctcaggcatgcaggtttcctcacgatgttttttttaccgttgaagcaattgatattttaattggttaaaacgcatataacttagaaaacggcccgtcgaaagtgaagccgaattccgacccactgggctatcaccactacACGGATTACATAAACGGTAAAATAGCTTAGGTATGAACTAATCTAACTtcatacctaattattttttagttttacaacAAATGTAGACCTTTTGACCTACAGGGGTGGGTTGTAGTCGCCACCCATTTCCTAACTTGGGACTGGAACTAAGAAtcttttacagaaaaaaaatctattcttgGCCCgacccaggaatcgaaccctggatcTCGTGACCCGTGGTTGAACAtagtaaccactagaccaacgacgcATTTATACCTATTATAGTTCGAAAATATACTTAGATACTTAGGTATTCTATGTATTTTTGGACTTGCACAAGAATATAGTACGAAAGTAAACTAGTTAAAGCAATCTTTGTTTTATCATAAGGGAAATCtgaggaataaataaaaaattacagcaaaacAAGGGCATTTCCCAGAGGACCCCGGCGTTTCGTGCAAAAGGTGTTTTTTGGAAGTTTGGTACCTATTTCACCAATATATAAAGGATAGGGTAATCAATTCATTCTAACGTTTGCATTGTTgatttaactataatatattatatgctgCTTTTACTACGTACCTAACTTTTTAGTGCTTAGTGCTGATGACAGATCTATCGTTGTCAGATGTCAccaattcttcttcttcttcttcttctttccctgggaTTCTTCtttctccgtacttggtcggccggaaccttccattgtacgtagtgccactggtacggcccCCCAGTTGTCACCACTATCCCTACCCATGGTGGTgattgtgtgcgtgtgtgtgaatTGTGaatggtgtgtgtgtgtgtgtgtatgtgtgtgtgtttgtttttatgtgtgtgggtgtgtgtgccACACACAGTGTCTGTCTGTATCATTGTATTTCCCCATGttcttagctatatttgatggaaatcgatccaagatggcggattacatattttttcaaatctccctcaatatgggtatcaaatgaaagggcttgactagtagaataatgtacactatattaaaagtcgaaggtttaaatttacttattatcTAAAGAACATTGctagtgtcttgttattaagatttctatgctTGTGCTCAACATAAGTATGGAAGCAATATAAGGGTATTTAACTAACCtaactacttatttaaatacCCTTATAGATTTTATTGATCGAGGGAATGTGCCATACAATGTAGACTGCTCCAGTTAGATTCATCTACACACTGAATGAAAAGTGCACAATGAAGTCGTTAGAACCAGTCGACGGGAAGCAATTTGCAGCACGGGAAATTCTTTTAAAGAATACATACCTACTGCCTCAGAAGAtaacaattgaattgatcaCATGAAAACAGGCCGTTTCACTGTGTTATAAGGATCAGTATAGCATCAATCGTTTACTATAGTTTTCACAATGCGGGCTGTTGTACAATAACAGTAGGGTAGGTACAGACAATTGGCGCACTTGTTTTCAAATAATGAGTACTGTCTTATACATTGCCTACTTACTcgtgttataaaattatttattgtctctgCATCGTTTTCAAAACGGTATGAACATACTTTCCGAGCAGGTGTATTTTGATATGAAATGTAACCTACCGCCAGTTTAcgagtgtaatttaaaaaaaaaagaaaacaaagactAATCAcctattgcttttatttttaggtGAACTCTTACCTACAGAACTATTAAGTAAATCAATGTAACactaaagttatgttattttttatcgatACTCTGATAATAATGGTCGCGGATTAACGTTAAATCCAACACCATGATTGAAGCATAGATCTCTGCTTCACACCACAATttgacaataacatagaatatcgACAGAGTTAGGTACCATCAAAATAGCCACCAActaaatgtcatgaacattgattgttaatcaaatataattttaatggtttcttgaaaactatttataaattgaataataattatttgcgtatttgtaaaatcccaataaatttaataaattatcttgctaatatgaatttattgttataaatgtcattaaataccacttgcttagAATATTACAATGTACCAATTATTGTCACCACGAAGTAGATAACAATCTGtctttgttataattttatctgttgatttttattatgttcatacccgcataattttgaattaagatATCGTTGATGTTTAATGTAAATGAAATCtgtttataatttgtattgactgtagtttataaaattattgaaaagaaacaaaacaaatccAATTTCGCATAATGTATtgcatgatttttttaaagtgagtTAACTCGGTATTAAAGTATTGTATTAATTTCCAGTATTATATTTTGCTGTACCAAATATGTCTTTCTGTGTTTTTATaagctatttattgtttaaggaATGTTTAATATTGGGGATAAACTGTCTTCcctattgtttttattcaagATAAAATCCACATACATAATTGAGAAAAGTTAGCTGTTAAACGATGTACCGAAGttaacataaagaagttttcaaaaaatttaaattagagcTAACAAACAATCAACCAAAGGAACAGCCAAACAAAGTTAAACATATGTTGCAAGTAACATATGTTCCACAATGAACGGAATGACTACGTATTTTGATCAATATCCAATTccacaaatatataattttccatTAATGCTTACTAAGTGGAGTCCCATAGTTCAAAATGCCTACACAGCACCTGTATTACCAGTTACTATCATATCCCCCCAGGTATTAGCACCTATATGCCCATATATGGGTGTTGTTGTCACAGAGTCTGTAGTTCCAGTGATTCCCAGCGTAGTCGATGTGAGTTCCGTAATTTGTAATAATGTATACAGTCATGTATATGACACGGAACTAAATTGTACAGACAAATCTGTTTCAACAGAAGTTTTAACCAATgatgttataaatatagatgAAAATGTACCACGGCATGTAGAAGAAAAAATTGATGAAATAGTGGATGGTGAATTAGTGAATCCCATTGAGCTATACCTAAAATTACCTAAAGAGCTATTTCCAACAGCATGGATGTTATCAATAGACCCCAATGTGATAATAGAAGagttttttaaattagcaagcATCAGTGAAAACGTTTCATGGATATTAGATTTGGAGTTCGGTGTACCTAGAGTACCGATCACAAGAGCAATTGCCACTTACAATGTCAAATTTAATAGTATACATTGCAAGAATACACCTGGCGCTATCCATCCTGGTTTTGAGAAGTGTAACAGTGATTTTAAACGCGTTATTCTCTTCTATTACGACTGTATTATATCAAACTGGTACAATGGGTATATAACTTTGTGCGACGATAAATCAGTCGAAAATTTTCAGTCGTGGCTACAAATACCGATGCAGCTTTTCGGAATGTGTTGGCCTTAGCATGTGGCTTGATTTATAACTGTACTTAAGCATGTAAATTGTGCTAGCTAATTTATGTTTGTAAGATTTTGTATATAGAAcctgtacattattttatctttttatttttcttaataaatggCAAAAGTAACAAGACCTATCTTTTAACTCATATAATTTCACCCAGACATTACCGTTAAAGTGATGGCATGTAcccttatatatatttttcagtgttggatagaagcaggcgttactttgcggaaatccatgaaatcgaaattaagcttaatttgctatactcctcgaattgttaacaattattcactttacaattattcattctaaagtcaacatctcctgaggatgctccggtttaatttcggagcgaaacgtgcgtagagggtatattgccgaagatctgtttggtgtggagtataaggattgaagaaattataaattacaccacacagattctcctgcttttcgctgagtaggtatagcaaattaagcttaatttcgataAATTTTTCAGTGTACTTGTGTTCGaagtcttcttcttctaagTGGCTTGATTTATTGTGATGATTTTGTACTTACTTTAGCTGTACTGGGAGCCTGTCCGATACTAGTCTTCTTCGTCATCATCTCAATCACAGGCCGTTTACTGCAGACAGTGGACATTTTGTGGGGAATAATTCCACACGCTACGGTTTTGTGCTTATGGTTTTGTATCCAGCGACTACTTGTGAGGATCTAACAACACTGATCTTTTGACTGCGCCACTCAACCATGGGACCCTAACAGCCATCGGTTCTCCAAAACATGTGTtgttactatttttaaatttaaaagttcatTTAGGAAATTTTGGAATAAGTATCTAGTTGATGTAcaactttttcttctttttttataccGTCTTAGGCGATACACTGgacttaaacttaacttaaatatCGTCTTAACCTGGTTTTCGAAAGTGTTTTCACACCAACTGCAGTCTGTTTTCCTCATAATTTCCTATTTTCTaacagagatcgctacaaagcaataaggccgcctgttGCATCTTAGTCCTCTTTTGCATTTAGTGTAATAAAGATAATTGACGACCTCAGGAGGTAGCTATTTACCAGCCAACCGACAAATACGAgccgccaaacgatttagtTTTTCGGTACagtgtcgcgttgaaaccgatttgatattataggtatataagCTATATTCCTAACAGTTACC from Pararge aegeria chromosome 15, ilParAegt1.1, whole genome shotgun sequence encodes the following:
- the LOC120629824 gene encoding uncharacterized protein LOC120629824, which produces MNGMTTYFDQYPIPQIYNFPLMLTKWSPIVQNAYTAPVLPVTIISPQVLAPICPYMGVVVTESVVPVIPSVVDVSSVICNNVYSHVYDTELNCTDKSVSTEVLTNDVINIDENVPRHVEEKIDEIVDGELVNPIELYLKLPKELFPTAWMLSIDPNVIIEEFFKLASISENVSWILDLEFGVPRVPITRAIATYNVKFNSIHCKNTPGAIHPGFEKCNSDFKRVILFYYDCIISNWYNGYITLCDDKSVENFQSWLQIPMQLFGMCWP